In the Paramormyrops kingsleyae isolate MSU_618 chromosome 6, PKINGS_0.4, whole genome shotgun sequence genome, one interval contains:
- the LOC111847769 gene encoding zinc finger BED domain-containing protein 4 isoform X2: MYDEFVKKKDVKREACASGTVQQLHGGGRSEAARSCHVGGVVAKFDRNDPRQLLITEAIAKMIIRDLQAVQIVENEGFRELLQLLEPRYTPETCLYIQKQLLPGYSYQVQLATKQSLIAAESCSITLDLWKGGVASSLGGYLGVTCHFITADWQIQSALLACIPLVGNHTAQQVLSECDEISHAHGIMGKVFRVVADASPSESRAMFRLPGFCLHGGEQDEEEEESSDEDVMVGEASEAGRAGVVDSSLDLCFGAHRIDCFARSLGLCVREGLRTSPQLSIALTKAACLYNYVTATVAPEKLGQAYGTDDPVIRDALNRERGWNCQLKTVRRLLESAEFLEDVVDRHDLTLTSFEKAVLRELVEVLEPFEEATDMVQGDKHVSISLAVPCVLGLRKHLSETATRQCTGILVGLAQSLDRRLSGILEDPLYVTATALDPQFKLTWSSDTERHRQVLLKEVAKHIQVRSPQEPSQEPTPPPSKRSKLFSFIKQRPASQAKSIEQELATYLLEEPTEEDSLHYWKRKATDFPQLSQVAKKVFTVPATTTPVENIFKNLGKILRPERCRLLPKNLETLIYLKANYRLLWT; the protein is encoded by the coding sequence ATGTATGATGAGTTTGTGAAGAAGAAGGATGTGAAGAGGGAGGCCTGTGCTTCAGGGACGGTCCAGCAGCTGCATGGAGGGGGCCGCTCTGAAGCCGCTAGGTCATGTCACGTTGGTGGCGTTGTGGCTAAGTTTGACCGAAACGACCCCCGTCAGTTGCTTATCACAGAGGCCATTGCCAAAATGATCATCCGGGATCTGCAGGCGGTGCAGATCGTTGAGAACGAGGGCTTTAGGGAGCTGCTGCAGTTGCTGGAGCCCAGGTACACCCCAGAAACTTGCCTCTACATCCAGAAGCAGCTCCTCCCAGGATATTCCTATCAGGTCCAGTTGGCCACTAAGCAATCTCTGATTGCAGCTGAATCGTGTAGCATCACACTGGACCTGTGgaaggggggcgtggccagcAGCCTGGGCGGCTACCTGGGAGTGACCTGCCACTTCATCACTGCCGATTGGCAGATCCAGTCCGCCCTTCTCGCATGCATACCCCTTGTCGGGAACCATACGGCCCAGCAGGTTCTGTCGGAGTGTGATGAGATCTCCCATGCCCATGGCATCATGGGGAAAGTCTTCCGGGTCGTGGCCGATGCCTCCCCCTCTGAGAGCCGCGCTATGTTCCGCCTGCCTGGCTTTTGTTTGCATGGTGGTGAGCaagatgaggaagaggaagagagcAGCGATGAGGATGTCATGGTTGGAGAAGCTAGCGAGGCCGGAAGGGCAGGCGTGGTGGATAGCTCTCTGGACCTGTGTTTCGGCGCTCATCGCATTGACTGTTTTGCCCGTTCCTTAGGACTCTGTGTGCGTGAAGGCCTGCGTACCTCCCCTCAGCTCTCCATAGCCCTCACCAAAGCAGCATGCCTCTACAACTATGTGACGGCCACCGTGGCACCTGAGAAACTTGGCCAGGCTTATGGGACAGATGACCCAGTCATTAGGGATGCTCTCAACAGAGAGAGGGGCTGGAATTGCCAGCTGAAGACGGTACGACGCTTGCTGGAGTCGGCCGAGTTTCTAGAGGACGTGGTCGATCGGCATGACCTCACACTCACTAGCTTTGAGAAGGCGGTGTTGAGGGAGCTGGTGGAGGTCCTTGAACCGTTTGAAGAGGCCACGGATATGGTGCAAGGAGACAAGCATGTGTCTATTAGCCTAGCAGTACCATGTGTGCTGGGCCTACGCAAGCACCTCTCCGAGACGGCGACTCGTCAATGCACCGGCATTCTGGTGGGCCTAGCCCAGTCTCTGGACCGCAGACTGTCGGGCATCCTGGAGGACCCTCTGTATGTGACAGCCACTGCCCTGGACCCCCAGTTCAAGCTGACCTGGAGCAGCGACACTGAGAGGCACAGGCAGGTGCTGCTGAAGGAAGTGGCCAAGCACATCCAGGTGAGGAGTCCCCAGGAGCCCAGCCAAGAGCCCACACCACCGCCATCCAAGCGCAGCAAGCTCTTCTCCTTCATCAAGCAGCGTCCCGCCTCCCAGGCCAAGAGCATTGAGCAGGAGTTGGCGACGTATCTCCTTGAGGAGCCCACCGAAGAGGACTCGCTGCACTACTGGAAGCGAAAGGCTACTGACTTTCCCCAGCTATCCCAGGTGGCTAAGAAGGTGTTCACAGTACCagccaccaccaccccagttGAGAACATTTTCAAGAATCTAGGGAAGATCCTCAGGCCTGAGAGGTGCAGGCTCTTGCCAAAAAACCTGGAGACTCTTATATATTTAAAGGCCAATTACCGGTTACTTTGGACTTAG
- the LOC111847769 gene encoding zinc finger BED domain-containing protein 4 isoform X1 gives MASNSRVSILDYFNIVFEGENGKIESNCKACGTRIQAKRSVTSNFVTHLKRKHQAMYDEFVKKKDVKREACASGTVQQLHGGGRSEAARSCHVGGVVAKFDRNDPRQLLITEAIAKMIIRDLQAVQIVENEGFRELLQLLEPRYTPETCLYIQKQLLPGYSYQVQLATKQSLIAAESCSITLDLWKGGVASSLGGYLGVTCHFITADWQIQSALLACIPLVGNHTAQQVLSECDEISHAHGIMGKVFRVVADASPSESRAMFRLPGFCLHGGEQDEEEEESSDEDVMVGEASEAGRAGVVDSSLDLCFGAHRIDCFARSLGLCVREGLRTSPQLSIALTKAACLYNYVTATVAPEKLGQAYGTDDPVIRDALNRERGWNCQLKTVRRLLESAEFLEDVVDRHDLTLTSFEKAVLRELVEVLEPFEEATDMVQGDKHVSISLAVPCVLGLRKHLSETATRQCTGILVGLAQSLDRRLSGILEDPLYVTATALDPQFKLTWSSDTERHRQVLLKEVAKHIQVRSPQEPSQEPTPPPSKRSKLFSFIKQRPASQAKSIEQELATYLLEEPTEEDSLHYWKRKATDFPQLSQVAKKVFTVPATTTPVENIFKNLGKILRPERCRLLPKNLETLIYLKANYRLLWT, from the exons ATGGCTTCAAATTCGAGAGTATCTATTCTGGATTACTTTAACATTGTCTTTGAGGGGGAAAATGGAAAGATTGAATCGAATTGCAAGGCTTGTGGAACCAGGATTCAGGCGAAACGGTCAGTAACGTCCAACTTCGTTACGCATCTGAAG CGCAAGCATCAGGCCATGTATGATGAGTTTGTGAAGAAGAAGGATGTGAAGAGGGAGGCCTGTGCTTCAGGGACGGTCCAGCAGCTGCATGGAGGGGGCCGCTCTGAAGCCGCTAGGTCATGTCACGTTGGTGGCGTTGTGGCTAAGTTTGACCGAAACGACCCCCGTCAGTTGCTTATCACAGAGGCCATTGCCAAAATGATCATCCGGGATCTGCAGGCGGTGCAGATCGTTGAGAACGAGGGCTTTAGGGAGCTGCTGCAGTTGCTGGAGCCCAGGTACACCCCAGAAACTTGCCTCTACATCCAGAAGCAGCTCCTCCCAGGATATTCCTATCAGGTCCAGTTGGCCACTAAGCAATCTCTGATTGCAGCTGAATCGTGTAGCATCACACTGGACCTGTGgaaggggggcgtggccagcAGCCTGGGCGGCTACCTGGGAGTGACCTGCCACTTCATCACTGCCGATTGGCAGATCCAGTCCGCCCTTCTCGCATGCATACCCCTTGTCGGGAACCATACGGCCCAGCAGGTTCTGTCGGAGTGTGATGAGATCTCCCATGCCCATGGCATCATGGGGAAAGTCTTCCGGGTCGTGGCCGATGCCTCCCCCTCTGAGAGCCGCGCTATGTTCCGCCTGCCTGGCTTTTGTTTGCATGGTGGTGAGCaagatgaggaagaggaagagagcAGCGATGAGGATGTCATGGTTGGAGAAGCTAGCGAGGCCGGAAGGGCAGGCGTGGTGGATAGCTCTCTGGACCTGTGTTTCGGCGCTCATCGCATTGACTGTTTTGCCCGTTCCTTAGGACTCTGTGTGCGTGAAGGCCTGCGTACCTCCCCTCAGCTCTCCATAGCCCTCACCAAAGCAGCATGCCTCTACAACTATGTGACGGCCACCGTGGCACCTGAGAAACTTGGCCAGGCTTATGGGACAGATGACCCAGTCATTAGGGATGCTCTCAACAGAGAGAGGGGCTGGAATTGCCAGCTGAAGACGGTACGACGCTTGCTGGAGTCGGCCGAGTTTCTAGAGGACGTGGTCGATCGGCATGACCTCACACTCACTAGCTTTGAGAAGGCGGTGTTGAGGGAGCTGGTGGAGGTCCTTGAACCGTTTGAAGAGGCCACGGATATGGTGCAAGGAGACAAGCATGTGTCTATTAGCCTAGCAGTACCATGTGTGCTGGGCCTACGCAAGCACCTCTCCGAGACGGCGACTCGTCAATGCACCGGCATTCTGGTGGGCCTAGCCCAGTCTCTGGACCGCAGACTGTCGGGCATCCTGGAGGACCCTCTGTATGTGACAGCCACTGCCCTGGACCCCCAGTTCAAGCTGACCTGGAGCAGCGACACTGAGAGGCACAGGCAGGTGCTGCTGAAGGAAGTGGCCAAGCACATCCAGGTGAGGAGTCCCCAGGAGCCCAGCCAAGAGCCCACACCACCGCCATCCAAGCGCAGCAAGCTCTTCTCCTTCATCAAGCAGCGTCCCGCCTCCCAGGCCAAGAGCATTGAGCAGGAGTTGGCGACGTATCTCCTTGAGGAGCCCACCGAAGAGGACTCGCTGCACTACTGGAAGCGAAAGGCTACTGACTTTCCCCAGCTATCCCAGGTGGCTAAGAAGGTGTTCACAGTACCagccaccaccaccccagttGAGAACATTTTCAAGAATCTAGGGAAGATCCTCAGGCCTGAGAGGTGCAGGCTCTTGCCAAAAAACCTGGAGACTCTTATATATTTAAAGGCCAATTACCGGTTACTTTGGACTTAG